aaaccaaaatacatcattatgacatgttggcatgaattttaagaaatatacagtcatttgattaaagatacctaagcattgcaaccgaatacatttgaaaccaaaatacatcattaccacatgttggcatgagttttaagaaatatacagtcatttgattaaagataccttaatatcaacacagaactgtgcaaacttcacaaagcatctcttgagggctcaaaagcaacattttaagtttattaagctataagcagcaatttctcatcgaaatcacgctcatcatgacttttctccaatgttcaatcagagaaaaatatgcactttccaagaaaacattaaatttcaaaatgcatgatttacaaattgttttcatacattttgaaaggtataaaataatattattgaagaaatttgaatatctgcacagaactgttCAAACGTCAAGAAAATGCTCAgtaaaggcccaaactcaccattttaacttgaaaagctgtttgaagtcatttcaaatcagaattcacttcttatttaatgaaatgtcacttttcactaatatcacactcatgcagctaagcatgTGCAACACTGAaataatttgaaaccaaaatacatcattaccacatgttggcatgagttttaagaaatatacagtcatttgattaaagatacctgaatatcaacacagaactgtgcaaacttcacaaagcatctcttgaaggcttaaaagcaacattttaagtttattaagctataagcagcaatttctcatcgaaatcacgtcatcatggaaacatgacttttctccaatgttcaatcagagaaaaatatgcactttacaagaaaacataaaatttcaaaatgcatgatttacaaattgttttcatacattttgaaaggtataaaataatattattgaagaaatttgaatatctgcacagaactgtgcaaacttcaagaaaatgctcagtaaaggcccaaactcaccattttaacttgaaaagctgtttgaagtcatttcaaatcagaattcacttcttatttaatgaaatgtcacttttcactaatatcacactcatgcagctaagcagtgcaacagaaaggatttgaaaccaaaatacatcattgacatgttggcatgagttttaagaaatatacagtcatttgattaaagatacatgaagCATTGCAACACAGATACATGTGCAAATTCACAACAGTATATCATTGAAGGCTCACATCTTGACATTTGAGTttattaagaaatatacagtcaattTCGATTAAAGATCACATGACATCATGGAACACATGAACtgttctccaatgttcaatcagagcaTATCTTGAAGGCTTAACAAGCAAACATCTTAAGTTTATAAAGGCATGATGCAGCAAATTGTTTCATACGAATTTTGCAATGTATCAAATATAGTATGGAAGAAATTTGCACTATCTGACacagaaacatgtacaatttcaagaaaatgcatgaatgttacaaactcaccattttaacttgaaaagctgtttgaagtcatttcaaatcagaattcacttcttatttaatgaaatgtcacttttcactaatatcacactcatgcagctaagcagtgcaacagaaagaatttgaaaccaaaatacatcattaccacatgttggcatgagttttaagaaatatacagtcatttgattaaagatacctaagcattgcaaccgaatacatttgaaaccaaaatacatcattaccacatgttggcatgagttttaagaaatatacagtcatttgattaaagatacctgaatatcaacacagaactgtgcaaacttcacaaagcatctcttgaaggctcaaaagcaacattttaagtttattaagctataagcagcaatttctcatcgaaatcacgtcatcatggaaacatgacttttctccaatgttcaatcagagaaaaatatgcactttacaagaaaacataaaatttcaaaatgcatgatttacaaattgttttcatacattttgaaaggtataaaataatattattgaagaaatttgaatatctgcacagaactgtgcaaacttcaagaaaatgctcagtaaaggcccaaactcaccattttaacttgaaaagctgtttgaagtcatttcaaatcagaattcacttcttatttaatgaaatgtcacttttaactaatatcacagtcatgcagctaagcagtgcaacagaaaggatttgaaaccaaaatacatcattaccacatgttggcatgagtttaaagaaatatacagtcatttgattaaagatacctgaatatcaacacagaactgtgcaaatttcacaaagcatctcttgaaggctcaaaagcaacattttaagtttattaagctataagcagcaatttctcatcgaaatcacgtcatcatggaaacatgacttttctccaatgttcaatcagagaaaaatatgcactttacaagaaaacattaaatttcaaaatgcatgatttacaaattgttttcatacattttgaaaggtataaaataatattatggaagaaatttgaatatctgcacagaactgtgcaaacttcaagaaaatgctcagtaaaggcccaaactcaccattttaacttggaaagctgtttgaagtcatttcaaatcagaattcacttcttatttaatgaaatgtcacttttcactaatatcacactcatgcagctaagcagtgcaacagaaagaatttgaaaccaaaatacatcattaccacatgttggcttgagttttaagaaatatacagtcatttgattaaagatacctaagcattgcaaccgaatacatttgaaaccaaaatacatcattaccacatgttgacatgagttttaagaaatatacagtcatttgattaaagatacctgaatatcaacacagaactgtgcaaacttcacaaagcatctcttgaaggcttaaaagcaacattttaagtttattaagctataagcagcaatttctcatcgaaatcacgtcatcatggaaacatgacttttctccaatgttcaatcagagaaaaatatgcactttacaagaaaacataaaatttcaaaatgcatgatttacaaattgttttcatacattttgaaaggtataaaataatattatggaagaaatttgaatatctgcacagaactgtgcaaacttcaagaaaatgctcagtaaaggcccaaactcaccattttaacttggaaagctgtttgaagtcatttcaaatcagaattcacttcttatttaatgaaatgtcacttttcactaatatcacactcatgcagctaagcagtgcaacagaaagaatttgaaaccaaaatacatcattaccacatgttggcatgagttttaagaaatatacagtcatttgattaaagatacatgaatatcaacacagaacagtGCAaatttcacaaagcatctcttgaaggctcaaaagcaacattttaagtttattaagctataagcagcaatttctcatcgaaatcacgacatcatggaaacatgacttttctccaatgttcaatcagagaaaaatatgcactttacaagaaaacattaaatttcaaaatgcatgatttacaaattgttttcatacattttgaaaggtataaaataatattatggaAGAAATTTGCACATCTggacacagaactgtgcaaacttcaagaaaatgctcgtaaaggcccaaactcaccattttaacttggaaagctttttgaagtcatttcaaatcagaattcacttcttatttaatgaaatgtcacttttcactaatatcacactcatgcagctaagcagtgctacagaaagaatttgaaaccaaaatacatcattaccacatgttggcttgagttttaagaaatatacagtcatttgattaaagatacctaagcattgcaaccgaatacatatgaaaccaaaatacatcattaccacatgttgacatgagttttaagaaatatacagtcatttgattaaagatacatgaatatcaacacagaactgtgcaaacttcacaaagcatctcttgaaggctcaaaagcaacattttaagtttattaagctataagcagcaatttctcatcgaaatcacgtcatcatggaaacatgacttttctccaatgttcaatcagagaaaaatatgcactttacaagaaaacataaaatttaaaaatgcatgatttacaaattgttttcatacattttgaaaggtataaaataatattattgaagaaatttgaatatctacacagaactgtgcaaacttcaagaaaattcttgtaaaggcccaaactcaccattttaacttgagaATCTATTTGAAgttatttcaaatcagaattcacgtcttatttaatgaaatatcacttttcactaatatcacactcatgcagctaagcagtgcaacagaaaggatttgaaaccaaaatacatcattatgacatgttggcatgagttttaagaaatatacagtcatttgattaaagatacatgaatatcagcacagaactgtgcaaatttcacaaagcatctcttgaaggctcaaaagcaacattttaaatgtattaagctataagcagcaatttctcatcgaaatcacgtcatcatggaaacatgacttttctccaatgttcaatcagagaaaaatatgcactttaaaagaaaacattaatatttcaaaatgcatgatttacaaattgatttcatacattttgaaaggtataaaataatattactgaagaaatttgaatatctgcacagaactgtgcaaacttcaagaaaatgctcgtaaaggcccaaactcaccattttaacttggaaagctgtttgaagtcatttcaaatcagaattcacttcttatttaatgaaatgtcacttttcactaatatcacattcatgcagctaagcagtgctacagaaagaatttgaaaccaaaatacatcattaccacatgttggcttgagttttaagaaatatacagtcatttgaataaagatacctaagcattgcaaccgaatacatttgaaaccaaaatacattatTACCACATGTtgacatgagttttaagaaatatacagtcatttgattaaagatacatgaatatcaacacagaactgtgcaaacttcacaaagcatctcttgaaggctcaaaagcaacattttattaagctataagcagcaatttctcatcgaaatcacgtcatcatggaaacatgacttttctccaatgttcaatcagagaaaaatatgcactttacaagaaaacataaaatttaaaaatgcatgatttacaaattgttttcatacattttgaaaggcataaaataatattatggaagaaatttgaatatctgcacagaactgtgcaaacttcaagaaaatgctcgtAAAGGCCCAAACTCACAATTTTAACTTGGAAAGCTGTTTGAAggcatttaaaataagaattcacttcttatttaatgaaatgtcactttcactaatatcacactcatgcagctaagcagtgcaacagaaagaatttgaaaccaaaatacatcattaccacatgttggcatgagttttaagaaatatacagtcatttgattaaagatacatgaatatcaacacagaacagtGCAaatttcacaaagcatctcttgaaggctcaaaagcaacattttaagtttattaagctataagcagcaatttctcatcgaaatcacgacatcatggaaacatgacttttcttcaatgttcaatcagagaaaaatatgcactttccaagaaaacattaaatttcaaaatgcatgatttacaaattgttttcatacattttgaaaggtataaaataatatggAAGAAATTTGCATATCTGGACacagaaatgtgcaaacttcaagaaaatgctcgtaaaggcccaaaatcaccattttaacttggaaagctttttgaagtcatttcaaatcagaattcacttcttatttaatgaaatgtcacttttcactaatatcacactcatgcagctaagcagtgctacagaaagaatttgaaaccaaaatacatcattaccacatgttggcttgagttttaagaaatatacagtcatttgattaaagacacctaagcattgcaaccgaatacatatgaaaccaaaatacatcattaccacatgttgacatgagttttaagaaatatacagtcatttgattaaagatacctgaacatcaacacagaactgtgcaaacttcacaaagcatctcttgaaggcttaaaagcaacattttaagtttattaagctataagcagcaatttctcatcgaaatcacgtcatcatggaaacatgacttttctccaatgttcaatcagagaaaaatatgcactttacaagaaaacataaaatttaaaaatgcatgatttacaaattgttttcatacattttgaaaggtataaaataatattatggaagaaatttgaatatctgcacagaactgtgcaaacttcaagaaaatgctcgtaaagtcccaaactcaccattttaacttggaaagctgtttgaagtcatttcaaatcagaattcacttcttatttaatgaaatgtcacttttcactaatatcacactcatgcagctaagcagtgcaacagaaagagtttgaaaccaaaatacatcattacaacatgttggcatgagttttaagaaatatacagtcatttgattaaagatacatgaatatcaacacagaacagtGCAaatttcacaaagcatctcttgaaggctcaaaagcaacattttaagtttattaagctataagcagcaatttctcatcgaaatcacgacatcatggaaacatgacttttctccaatgttcaatcagagaaaaatatgcactttacaagaaaacattaaatttcaaaatgcatgatttacaaattgttttaatactttttgaaatgtataaaatattattatggaAGAAATTTGCATATCTggacacagaactgtgcaaacttcaagaaaatgctcagtaaaggcccaaactcaccattttaacttggaaagctttttgaagtcatttcaaatcagaattcacttcttatttaatgaaatgtcacttttcactaatatcacattcatgcagctaagcagtgctacagaaagaatttgaaaccaaaatacatcattaccacatgttggcttgagttttaagaaatatacagtcatttgattaaagatacctaagcattgcaaccgaatacatatgaaaccaaaatacatcattaccacatgttgacatgagttttaagaaatatacagtcatttgattaaagatacctgaatatcaacacagagctgtgcaaacttcacaaagcatctcttgaaggcttaaaagcaacattttaagtttattaagctataagcaacaatttctcatcgaaatcacgacatcatggaaacatgaattttctccaatgttcaatcagagaaaaatatgctctttacaagaaaacattaatatttcaaaatgcatgatttacaaattgttttcatacattttgaaaggtataaaataatattattgaagaaatttgaatatctgcacagaactgtgcaaacttcaagaaaatgctcagtaaagtcccaaactcaccattttaacttggaaagctgtttgaagtcatttcaaatcagaattcacttcttatttaatgaaatgtcacttttcactaatatcacactcatgcagctaagcagtgcaacagaaagaatttgaaaccataatacatcattaccacatgttggcatgagttttaagaaatatacagtcatttgattaaagatacatgaatatcaacacagaacagtGCAaatttcacaaagcatctcttgaaggctcaaaagcaacattttaagtttattaagctataagcagcaatttctcatcgaaatcacgacatcatggaaacatgacttttctccaatgttcaatcagagaaaaatacgcactttacaagaaaacattacAAGACAAAATATCACTTTTCattaatatcacactcatgcagctaagcagtgcaacagaaataattttaaaccaaaatacatcattaagacatgttggcatgagttttaagaaatatacagtcatttgattaaagatacctaagcattgcaaccgaatacatttgaaaccaaaatacatcattaccacatgttggcatgagttttaagaaaaatacagtcatttgattaaagatacatgaatatcaacacagaacagtGCAAATTTCATAAAGCATCTCTTGAAGgttcaaaagcaacattttaattttattaagctataagcagcaatttctcatcgaaatcacgacatcatggaaacatgactattctccaatgttcaatcagagaaaaatatgcactttacaagaaaacattacAAGACAAAATATCACTTTTCattaatatcacactcatgcagctaagcagtgcaacagaaataatttcaaaccaaaatacatcattaagacatgttggcatgagttttaagaaatatacagtcatttgattaaagatacatgaatatcaacacagaactgtgcaaacttcacaaagcatctcttgaaggcccaaaagcaacattttaagtttattaagccaacatgtggtaatgatgtattttggtttcaaattgtATTCGGTTGTAATGCttaggtatctttaatcaaatgactgtatatttcttaaaactcatgccaacatgtcacaatgatgtattttggtttcaaattctTTCTGTTGCTCTgattagctgcatgagtgtgatatcaGTGAAGTgatattttgacttgtaatgtttTCTTGTAAGTGCATGTTTTTCAAAGTGAACATTGGACAAAAgtcatgttccctttacaaaaagcttcactttgatgctgcgctgctaagcgctatggggaacaactctagctgtgaaccaagCAGAAAtagtgtgtaacacgtcaatgaacattgactggaatttatagcctcggttgatgtaatcattaggcTTTATTTACACTGCAGGTCTTGATGCCCAAATCCGATTTTCTGACTATATCCGATTTTTTTGACGACCCGCTTacatcatcttttaaaagtgacCCGTATCCGATTTTTGCATTTACACTATACACTGCTGAAACTACCAAATGTAGACGTTCTGACCCGGAAAAGGAAGTAAAACAGCACGAAATGCAATGGATGAAGACGCGAATAAAATTATCCAGTGTTTTGCTTTCCACAGTATTTTGAAAAGTCATCAAAAAAGTCAGCAAAACATTGGTCTCGTACGGCGGAGAAAAAAGAGGAGAGCCCTTGTTGCAGCCTGGGCGAATTTAGCGATGATCGCTGCAACATCGGTTCAAAGGGAGGTTTGGATGCAGCAAAGGACTCAAGACTGGTGGGATCGCATTGTTGGAACCTGGGGTCAAGAACTGTGTGTCAGCAACTTTCGTATGCGACTAGAAACTTTTGAAATGTTGTGTGTGGGGTTGTCACCAATGCTCTCTTACGAGGACACAACATTTCGCCAGGCAATCTCAGTGCAGAAGCGCGTTGGAGTTGGACTATGGTGGCTCACGACAGGAGCTGGTTATCGAACACTGGCACATCTGTTTGGCATAAGTGACGCATCAGTATGCCTAATAGTCCGGGAGTTTTGCCATGCCGTGCGATATGAGATGATGCGCGAGTACATCAAGCTGCCAGAAGGTGAAGAGCTCCAAACCGTACTTGTAGGATTTAAAAATCGCTGGGATTTCCCTCAGTGTGCCGGGGCTATAGACGGGAGTCATATCCCAGTCATCGCTCCACCTGAGAACCATACAGATTATTTTAATCGCAAGGGATGGCATTCTGTGTTCTTGCAAGCAGTAGTGGACCACAAATACTGGTAAGGACATACATAATTTATATGGATTTGTCTCCCTGGTTGTTGCTATGCCTTTTAccatgttattgtgttattacgTGTTGTCTTTCATTTGTTTCTGTCACTGTCTTTATTCATGTACAATTCTTTATTAATGTACAATTAATACCTCCACCCCTATAGTTTCACAAACATCAACATCGGATGGCCAGGAAGTGTTCACGACTCCAGGGTTCTTCGTAATTCTGTTATCTACGAGAAGGCAGAAAGAGGAGTCCTCTTTCCAAACGTGAGTTAGCCTATTTTTTCTTGTAAACTCAAATTCAGCCTTCAATGTGTGCAAAGCATACATAGTATAGAAAGGCATGTACATAAACTATACTCAACTATCCCAGCTTTATCTACTCACATATTTATTAATCATGCTAAAAGTTCAGTAACTTTGACAATTCATGAAGTATGGATCAATGATATTGACGTGCAATTATATAACTTAAAACATTTCCCTATCACAGTAGTTCTCTTCAATAAGCGTTGTAATTTGTTATGTTCATGACCAAAGACCACTGAGGAGATCCAGGGCACACAAGTGCCCATCATGCTGTTGGGGGATCCAGCCTACCCACTTCGGTCCTGGCTAATGAAGGGGTACCCGGAAACTGGGAATCTGATCGAACACCAGCGTCATTTTAACAAGAGACTAAGCGGGGCTAGAATGACGGTGGAGGTGCCTGTCAAAACGTCTAGATGTGGACATATCACTGGTCCCCACAGTTATCTCCACATGCTGCACTCTGCATAACATCTGTGAAAAACACAATGAGGCCTACAGTGAAGATCCTAGTGCAGCTGGACCTCCTGATGTACCACCAGGTGCTGTTGACCCGTTGGGCATTGCAGACATCCAGCCACTAAGAATCAGGAAGGCACTGACCCAATATTTTGctcaataataaatgtaaacaatgtaaTAAAAGATAAGACAACGTTCCTAATGCTGTAtaacttgtatttatttttactgttattCAAACAATTAGCATTTTCCAGTCTGTGTATATATCAAACATTTTATACACATTATAATAATGTGAAACTTCTTTTGTTTAATGGTTATTGTATTGTGATACATTTTtggtgaaggacttttattttgggaATTGAGTCCTCATGGAGGATGATGTAATGGGGAGCgggaagagagaggaagaggaggagttaAGGTAGCGAGAGAACGTGAAGTGTGGTGTCTCTGCTCTCCATTTAAGATTTTCTTTTATAACACTGCTTAATACAAGTTGGTAGCCGTCAATAGTGGAGTCCATCGTCTTCATTGATACATTGGAACAACAATCTCTGTCAAAGGAGGGACTGACACCTGTGAGAGCAGGAACACATTACAGCAAAAAGGCAGTGCTTGGGAGGAACTGAGAAGAGAAATTTTGTCATTCTTAAACATAAAACTACCAGAAGCTGTGTCAATTGAGGCACCATGCACTTTGAAAAAGTCCCACCCAAGAAGAGCATCCTGTCTAGAGTCTCTTACGACATACATGTCCATACTGAATATGTGTGACCCCAGACGTAATGTAACAGATAGTGAACCTAAAATATCTAACTGTTGTCCTGTCAGTGTGTGTGCCACCTGGAAAGGACCCTACGTTGTAACACAAACTGTTCCTCCCACCGATGGTAATCCTGTGCTGTATGCTATTCAGCAAAAAGGTTTTCCCGAAAAGACACCACAAGTGGTGCATTATAATCGTCTTAAACCCGACCTGCCTTTCACATATCCACTGGGACGAACAGTGCCAGATGCATCGCCTTCCATTGCACAGACTGTAGAAAAGGAAGTATCCCCTAATACTTCTAATTCTTCTATACGAGCTGTCCCAGAGAACTTGCCTTCTGTTGTCTTTACAGGAGAAGTCCACAATCAGAGTCCAACTAGGTCATTGCTTTTGGGACAGTTTAATGTCCCTCAGCCTGATAATATGGACACTGTAACCTCAGAAGTGGACTGTTCTACTTCTGTGGCTCCCACATGCTGTTCTAGATTCTAGACCGTTAGGTCGCAGGGCTGTTAAATTGCCTGCAAAGTTCAAAGACTATGTTGtgaagtaaaatataaatttatatagtagaatctataaatatagtaaaaataaataaataaataaataaataaataagtatatatatatatatatatatatatatatatatatatatatatatccatcctttgcttcataactttcactGAAACCTTCGCATGTCTTGGACTACAGACCATTTTAGGTTTATTGAAACTTTTAGTATTGACGCACCAATAATCTGCACATTGCTTTGCCTGGTTTATTAATGGCATTGTTATTTTCTGTATgttgaaaacgtatcggttacctaacgtaacctcggttctctctagatgagggaacgagtattgcgtaagctagcttacgctacgggaaagatta
This region of Xyrauchen texanus isolate HMW12.3.18 chromosome 23, RBS_HiC_50CHRs, whole genome shotgun sequence genomic DNA includes:
- the LOC127663489 gene encoding uncharacterized protein LOC127663489, which produces MIAATSVQREVWMQQRTQDWWDRIVGTWGQELCVSNFRMRLETFEMLCVGLSPMLSYEDTTFRQAISVQKRVGVGLWWLTTGAGYRTLAHLFGISDASVCLIVREFCHAVRYEMMREYIKLPEGEELQTVLVGFKNRWDFPQCAGAIDGSHIPVIAPPENHTDYFNRKGWHSVFLQAVVDHKYCFTNINIGWPGSVHDSRVLRNSVIYEKAERGVLFPNTTEEIQGTQVPIMLLGDPAYPLRSWLMKGYPETGNLIEHQRHFNKRLSGARMTVELSPHAALCITSVKNTMRPTVKILVQLDLLMYHQVLLTRWALQTSSH